One genomic segment of Pandoraea sputorum includes these proteins:
- a CDS encoding ABC transporter substrate-binding protein — translation MTIEFKFATACVVAWLGIVSPAHALEPLAPPAIKVDPALAAQVPKFYRERGTLTAGVNPDVAPIKFVDGEGNIIGFTPELLSAAAAVLDLKVKLAQSSFDALIPGLGANRFDVLLSLADFSSRQKVVTFVDYLDMGMTVVAMPSRAVTLPSLDALCGMQLALPRGTASMEKATKLSEKCQKDGKRPISVATYPDSNMTLLSLSTGASQVAWVDSPVGYYNETKFPAKYKVIHYNAEAPYGIGFGVDEKGRQLASVMRQALLKLQRDGTYDALMMKWGLATKDAKPDFPINGGMR, via the coding sequence ATGACGATCGAATTCAAATTCGCGACGGCATGTGTCGTCGCCTGGCTCGGGATCGTGAGTCCCGCCCACGCGCTGGAGCCGCTCGCCCCTCCGGCCATCAAGGTTGACCCCGCACTCGCTGCACAAGTCCCGAAGTTCTACCGTGAGCGCGGCACCCTGACCGCGGGAGTCAATCCCGATGTGGCGCCGATCAAATTCGTCGACGGTGAAGGCAACATCATCGGGTTCACCCCGGAACTGCTCTCAGCAGCGGCTGCGGTGCTGGATCTGAAGGTCAAGCTCGCCCAGTCGTCATTCGACGCCCTCATTCCCGGTCTGGGCGCCAACCGCTTCGATGTGCTGCTCTCGCTTGCAGACTTTTCATCGCGTCAGAAAGTCGTGACGTTCGTCGATTACCTCGACATGGGCATGACGGTCGTCGCCATGCCTTCAAGGGCGGTCACCCTTCCGTCGCTCGATGCGCTCTGCGGTATGCAACTCGCTTTGCCGCGCGGTACGGCCTCAATGGAAAAGGCGACCAAGTTGAGTGAAAAATGCCAAAAAGACGGCAAGCGGCCCATTTCGGTGGCGACGTACCCCGACTCGAACATGACGCTGCTCTCGCTATCGACAGGCGCCAGCCAGGTCGCCTGGGTGGATTCGCCGGTCGGCTACTACAACGAGACCAAGTTTCCCGCCAAGTACAAGGTCATTCACTACAACGCCGAAGCGCCCTATGGCATCGGCTTCGGTGTCGACGAGAAAGGGCGGCAACTCGCGAGCGTCATGCGGCAGGCCTTGCTCAAGCTCCAGCGCGACGGCACCTATGACGCGCTGATGATGAAATGGGGACTCGCCACCAAGGACGCCAAGCCAGACTTCCCCATCAACGGCGGCATGCGCTGA